From Halorientalis litorea:
CTCGTCAGTCGTCCGCCCGGACGCCCTCGCGTGCCTCCGCGGGGTCCGCACCGCGCTCGACGGCTTCGACGAACAGTTCGCCGGCCTTGTACGAGGACCGGACCATCGGCCCCGACGCACAGTAGGCGAAGCCCAGTTCCTCCTCGGCGACCCGTCGCCACGTCTCGAAGGCGTCGGGGTGGACGTACTCGCTGATTTCCAGATGCGAGCGCGAGGGTTGGAGGTACTGCCCGAGGGTCACGATGTCGACGCCGACCGTTCGCAGGTCGCCGAGGGTCTGGTACACCTCGTGTGCGTACTCGCCGACGCCGAGCATCAGGCTCGTCTTGGCGTAGGTGTCGGCCGCCGCGGCCTGCCGCAGGACGGACAGGGACTGCTCGTAGCCGGCCCGCCGGTCACGGACGGGCCACTGGAGGCGTTCGACCGTCTCGACGTTGTGTGCCAACACGTCCGGTTCCGCATCGATGACCTCGCCGACGAGGTCGGGGTCGCCTTGGAAGTCAGGAATCAGGGCCTCGACGAGGGCATCGGGGTGTCGTTCGTGGAT
This genomic window contains:
- the lipA gene encoding lipoyl synthase, giving the protein MSRARKPDWLKRRPPSGERFTDITETLRDHDLNTVCEEANCPNLGECWSGRDGPGTATFMLLGDRCSRGCNFCDVETGGMDPPDPEEPESVADAVAEIGLDYVVLTSVDRDDLPDQGAGHFAATIRAIHERHPDALVEALIPDFQGDPDLVGEVIDAEPDVLAHNVETVERLQWPVRDRRAGYEQSLSVLRQAAAADTYAKTSLMLGVGEYAHEVYQTLGDLRTVGVDIVTLGQYLQPSRSHLEISEYVHPDAFETWRRVAEEELGFAYCASGPMVRSSYKAGELFVEAVERGADPAEAREGVRADD